The following DNA comes from Halorhabdus tiamatea SARL4B.
TAACCCGATCACGAGGGAGCCAACCTCGCCCTCTAATATCGGTTAGTTTAGCTGGATTGAATGTCGATGACTGGAAAATTCGGACTTCACACGCTCCTGCTCATGACCGAATTCTGAAATTCCCGGAAAACTTGGTATTCCAAAAACCGAACCGCGTTACAGCACAGGAATTTCCACAGGTCGGAGAGGACTAATTGAATTGTTTCCGGAAGCAACCCGGTCACGTTTTTAGTACTAGCCAGAAACCAGTCTATCACGCAAAGATGATCCGCGATGCTCGCGTTCTCCGCGCCGGGTTCGTCCCTCGAGAAGTGAGCATCGCGACGCCGAAGTCAACCACCTTTCTAGCGTTCTAGAGCCCATCACAAACGGGGAACCCGCCGACACGGCCATCGTCACTGGACCCAGCGGCGCCGCAAGACGTGCATCTCGCAATTCGTCACGGAACGACTTCGGGAAGAGGTCCTCGACGTCGAAACCACCTACGTCAACTGCTGGCGCAACTACACCCGATTTCGGACGCTCTACCAGATCCTCGAAGACCTCGGAGCGACCATCGACATCCACCGGCAGTCGACGCCCCACGACGAACTCGTCGATCGCCTCCAGCAACATGACGGCCCGCGAACCATCGCATCCTTGACGAGGTCGACCAGCTCGAAGACCCCAGCGTCATCTACGACCTCCACAGCCTCCCTCAGTTCGCGATCATCTGTATCGCCAACAAGGAAGAGGAGCTGTTCAGCCGCGTCGACGACCGCCTCGTGAGCCGCCTGCGCTCCAGCGAACACGTCCGGATGGACAAGTACCACGACGAGCAGCTGTACGACATTCTGAGTGCGCGGGCGAAGTGGGGACTCGATGAGGACGTCATCACTGACGACCAGCTCTACCGGATCGCCGACGCGGCCGCCGGCGACGCTCGCCTCGCAATTGGCATCCTCCGAACGGCCGCCGGCAAGGCCGATCGCGAGAACCACGAACGAATCACCGACGACATCCTCCTGGACGCCACCGAGGATGCTCGGGCCCAGATCAAGCAGAAGAGCCTCGACTCGCTCACGCCGCACCAGCGCGTCGTCTACGACGTCGTTCACGAGCACGGCCCGGTCGGGCCGAGCGAGATCTACGAGCACTATTCCGAGGACGTCGATGATCCGCGAACGAAGCGGACTGTACGGGCGTATCTGTCTAAGACGACTCAATACAACCACCTCGAAGCAGACGGATCCAGCCGAGATCGGGAATACCAGCCATCGACCAGCCATCTCCCACACTCGCTGAGCAGGGTGATTATAGAGCTGATAGGTCGTGTTTTGTGGATCGGAAAATTGTACCCCAGTGATTTATTACTATAGGAGCGATTATGTCCTACTATGAGCGCAAAGGGCCAGCTCCGTCGGTTCGAGAACAGGGCACAGTTGCTGCGCCATATCTCTGAGGAGACCGGTACGGACATCGACACGCTTTGGGACGAGTACGAAGCCCAGGTCGAATAGAGCCTTTTGTAGTTTTTGACGCGTGGGCGACAATACTGATCTCGACTTATCGTTCGCAATAGACGCAGAGACAGTCTCTCTGAGCCCTATCGGGGAATATCAGGTTCTCGATCTAGAAGGACCGGTAGTCATTGTTGGAGATGCGTCGTACCGCGTCGTTCCGGTCGGTGAAGAATCAGACCTGTCAGAAGATGTCCGGGAACTTAGCGTCGACGAGATACGTGCTGCACTCAGCGAGCTCGCTGACAACGACGACTTTCAGTCAATCGTAGACAATTGCCCGACGAATACGCCGCTCGTCTACGACGACATCGATTATTTGACCCGCCATCTCCCCACAGCTTCGCTCCAGAAGTGCGGGGAGCTGAGTGAAAGCACCCCTTTCGAGAAGGAATTACTCCTCCAAGTTGCCTACGTAGAACGCCAAAACTCTCTCGTCGGGCACTCAGACAACGTCCTCGAGTATTATCTCGAACAGCGTGCTGAAATCGCTGAAAAACTCCGGTCTACCGACGAGATTGATAGCGACGTTGAGCGGTCATTCTTTTCGTATCTACTCCTTGCCTCGGCACTCATCGAAGAGTTGACGACAGAAACGGTCCTCAACGAGCTCTTTCGCGAGGAAGGTCGTCTCGACAGCATCACAGAGCACGTTCGAAGTATGGGGCATGCTAAGCGATTAGAGAAACTCTGTGATATCCAAATACTGACCGAGGGTGACCACGGATCACTTGTCGAGGTCAAAAAACGCAGAAACAACCTCGTCCACGACGCGCAGAAACGTGCAGGTCTTGACGAACTCGAATCGCGTCGTGAAGTCGCACAGATTCTCGAGAAAACTGATCGATGTGCGTCCGTGCTACTGACGATCTCAGGAAAGAACATCGAGTCAGTCATCGCTAAGCGTGGGTGTGATCCCTATATCGAACACGCTCAATCTGAGGCAGTAGCCGACACAATCACGACTTGGGAACAGGAGTATCCAGAGCGCCTGTCGAGACTTCACGACTGTGAACAAGCGGCCCTTGAAAAGATTCGCTGGGATACCGAAGAGAGTGACCCCGGGAACAACATCACGGAAGGATTCACGTTTGAAGGATTTGATAACGAGGTGCTGTATGAGATACTGATGGAGTTCGTCGGTGATGCCTCAAAGGCGTTCCTTGACCGTATTGATGCCGATGCGAACGAGAGCAATCTCGACCGCTTCGATTTCGCTGTGATGGTGCTGCTCTGTGCTGGCCACAGTTACGGGGATATTGCCCGCTGGCTGGATACTGACGAAAAGTACGTCCAGCGGAAGGAGAACGTGATAGCCTGGAGAGCTTCGAAGTTCGAGAAGGGCTTGGTAGAGGAGATACCCCGCCCAGAGGACCCAACATGGCCATCTGACACAGAATCAGATGATTAGGATGGGTGATAGTCTGGTAACAGAGGGGACATCGTCGCAGAGTACGTGATGCTCTCTCAGCAGAAAGCACAATTGGATTGGACCGAGCGTGAGCATCTCGACAATCTCCTCATGGCAAAAGATACCATCAGGATCGAGAGTACTCGCTCGTCGATTCGGTAACTGCGTCGCCGATGCAGTGACCGTGACCCCGTCATCCGTCAGGAACTGAACTCGCCGAGACCCGATTGCTCGTGGTCCAGCGGCTCGATGACCTGGGGATCGTCGTTGCCGGGGTTGTTGACCCGCGTCGAGATTTCGTAGGCGTCCAGATCGTCTTTCGGGTACGGCTGGCACAGTTCCTTGCGGGTGTCCGAATCTGCGGCAAGCCAGTCCGATTCCGCGTCCCTCGGGAGGACGACCGGCATCCGGTCGTGGATTGAGTTCATCAGGTCGTTCGGCTCCGTCGTGAGAATCGTGACGCACGAGATCGTCTCGTCGTTGCCCTCCCAGACGTCCCAGAGCCCGGCCATCGCGAATGCGGGGTCGTCTTCCCGGTAAATCCGATAGGGCTGTTTCGACCCGCCGTTCGGCGATTTCCACTCGTAGAATCCTGACGAGGGGACGAGGCAGGGACGTGATTCCCACGCCTGCTCGAAGACGCGTTTCTCGTCGGCAGTCTCGGAGCGAGCGTTGATGATGCCCTCCTCGGGTTCATCCGCCCAGAACGGAATCAGCCCCCAGTGGTAGGCGTCGATCTCGTCTTGAGCCTCGTTCGTCATGATGTGGAGGTCGTCGCCAGGCGCGATGTTGTATCAGGGTGTGTACCCGCCGTCAACGACGACATCGGCATCGAAGCGGGCCTCGAGGTCTGCTTGATCGATAAAGAGCGAGTTTCGGCCACACATACTGAAGAATTTGAAGTGAAGCATCTTCAACGTGGTCGTGAAGAAACCTGAATGCTGGCGTGTGAGTCTTAAGCATTATTCGCCACTGTGGGTCGAGTTTATTGGTTAACGCAGTCAGTACAACCATCACATAAAATCACAATACGACGATGTGACACAGATCAAGGCAAGGTACCACGACACGTAACCGTTAGACGAAAGCACATCTTCACGATGACTCGTCCTGTAGAACTTCTCGAACTACGTCCTTGTATTCATCGTCAGGGGTGTCGACGAAGTACTTCATTACGCCGAGGACCATCTTTTGACTGATTACGCCGCCCCAGTTCGATAACAAATAGAGAGTGAACGGAACAGTGATAATAATCCCCTCACCGCCGATTACGTTGGCGTTGGACAAGCTGGCGAAGACAGCAAAGATACAGAGAAGTAATTCCATCGGCATCTTCGGAAGTGTCCGGGTGACATTCTTCCGTAAACCGAATCGAGTGTGAAGCAGCAGAAACGAATAGTAAACACCGGTAACTAAGAGAATCAGACCGAGCGTCTCAATCGCTTCAATCGTAGTTAACGCCTCAACTAAGGCCGTGAAAACCAGCAGGAGAGCGACCGATACTAACACATGAAACCCGACAACGAAGATATGCCCAGCGTCCCGCTGTTTCTTAATCTTCTGATAAAGTTGATCGCGTTCTCTTGACGTGATTTCGCCTTTACGAGTCTTACGTATCAACCGTCTCGTTTCATCAATATCAAGAGAGTTCTTTATGTCTGTCTCATAGTTTCCTTTCTGTGTTTGCTGCTCTAGAAATATTCCCGTATCAGCGATCAAACCTGTCGGGCTGTCCTCCCCGGCCTTCTCCTTGTACGTTTCCTGACGCTGTGCATCATCACGAAACACTCTGTAGTTGAACACGGCAAACAGCATGACTGCAAAAATCGCTGACCCTACTAGAACAAGATACTGATTAAACTCAGTTCCAATGCCTTGCACCATGTTGTTGAGAGTCCTAAATCCGAGATGGGATGGAATTGCTACAGCTACGACGAACATCCCTGTTCCAGTCCACCTTGCGACGGTCGAGTCCGACAGATCCTCGTCGGAGACCACGAGATGATATCTAACGAAAAGAGACCCGAATAAGAAGGTGAAGACAATACCGTCGACAAGTACCGGATTGGCGAAGAAGACGTTGTAGAGTCCGTAAACTGCGGTAAAGAAGAACACCTCGTACCCTATCCGCTCTTTCGCAGATAGTTTTGATCTGCCACCACTCATTACGATAGGTGAAAACTTCAGGCATCAAGGATGTACTGGTTACTTCCTTAGAATACCATGGATAATGACAGACGATACGCCTAAATATTCGACAAACATCATTTCACTATCTACGACCACACAAGATCAGTAAATTTGTTTATGAACTCCTCTGAGAGGATAGCTTGAAATCGTAAATAGTGAATGTGAGATTGTCGTTCGTGGAACAGCAATCGTTCGTAAGGCCTACTCCCAGACTTCCTCGTATTGGCCAACTTTGAGGAAGTATTCGTCGTCGTCAACGACTGGTCGGGGAACGAGACCATCGTCGAAGTCACGGAGGTGGCCGATGTGGATTGGGAGGTGGCCGTCTGCGGGGTCGTCTGACTGGCTTGTGGCAACGAGTCGGCGGTTGACGAGGCGGAGTGTACTTGTATTGTCGTTGGTTTCGGCGCGTTGTTTCCAGGAGGAGATCGCTTGTTGAACTTCGCTGCGTTTGGCTTGTGTGACGTCGTTGTGTGGGACGTTGATCCAGATGTGACCGTGTTCAGTGACATAGAGCCGGCCGGGATTCGGGCGGTACTCGTCGTACGCGGCTATGAGTTCGGAGTGGTCGAAAATTGAGGTGAATCGATAGTCACGCCATTTCCAGATGAGTTGATCATCGTGGCTGACTGCCCACCGTTCGCCGTGTTTGAACGGGAAGCCCTGCCAGATTGCGATCCCGTTTTCCGGTGGGTCTGGATCAGTATCGACGGAGCCGAAATCGAGTGCGCCATTGAGTTTGCCAAGATAGGCCGGGATCCAGCCGGTGGAAACGGGGGCCTGATCGATGTTCGCGTAGTTGTCGGCTTTGACTTTCGTTAGGACTTCTCCCTGGGCGGTGACGCGGAAACTCCCGTATCCATCTTCTTTCCCGGCTGTGTTCATAGCGGTCCAGAGGTCACTGGGCGGATCCGCGTGGATGGAGAGATCGCGTTGTTCCCATTTCAGAACAACGTCGTCGCCAAAGTCGTCGTCGCTGACGAGGCTGTATTGTGAACCACGGTACGCGGACGGCCACGGTTGGCCCGGTGCGACTGAGACGGCTTGATCCTCGCTAATCGGTACCTTTGTCGGGGTTTGTTCGAATGTAAGTGTCATTCTGAGTCCTCCGTGAGATTAGCTGCAAAGCGATCGAATGCGTCGACATCACCGTCTTCATCTGGATCCGCGTACAAAACGCCATGCTCGCCGTGTTCTTCTGGGGCAGTATCTAGTGCTGATTCAGTACTGTCTTCGGTCGTCGAGTCAGACTCCGACGATTGGTTGTTTTGGGACGTATTTGACCCGGTCGGCTCGGCGGAAGTTTCGTGGGTGAATTCTCGGTTCCGTGTACTCACTGCTGGTTCGATAGTCGGTGGCTGCCGATCCAGTGGGTCGATCTCCTGAAGGGTAGACGGGAGTGGTGGAAGGTCGTTGAGGATGTCGTCGTATTCCTCCTGGGTTAGGTCATGTTGTTCAACGATTGTGCCGAGAACATCGTGGGAGAGTTGAACGTCAGTAAACCACTGGTCGAGTGTCGGTTGCTCGATAAGTGTGATCTCTTTGGTCTCTGCTACTTCGTGAGCGTCATCGGTGAACGATGAGTTGGAAACGATCACAGTCGATGAGGCACCGCGACCCGTCGCCGGAGTGGTGTTCCCCTCAGCGACGGTGTGCACGATGTCACTGCCGCGGGTGGTCCCCGAGTCGGTGGGCGCAGTTTTGATAGCGACGGTCGTGTGCTGGCGGTTCCAAAAGAGATCCACGTCGGCGTCGTCAACGGCTTCTGGTGTCTGGAAGCTTCCCTCATAGCGGGAGAGAGTGGCTCCAAGGATCCGGGCGAAATCATGAGCGTTCAGATATGCCATGTCTGCGGCAGACACAATCCGTGACGGCGAGGTTCGTAGTGGGCCCGTGTCGGTAGTAGACGACGCTGTCTCAGTGTTGTCGGGGAGTTGATCGCGAGCGTTTTTGACGAGAGTTGTGACCCGGTCACGGGGCGCGTCGAGTTCGTGCGTTGCGAGGACATCCACGATTAGCTCGGTTGTAATCGCATCGTATTCGATTGCGCGTCGAATGGACTCGGTGATCGATCCTGGTTGATACCACTGAGGCTGTGACTGTTGCTGTTGACTCATTTGAACACCCCGCGGAGTCGATCGATGAAACCGACTTTTCGCCGATGCACGACCTCATTAGTCGCTCGATTGACGACGACGATCTGGTTAGCTTTGAGCAGGTGTTTCCCATACACGATGAGATACGCGCGGTTCGATGCGCCGCGAACCGATCGGAACTCGTCTACGAGATCGTCCGGAATGGAGTGAGTCGTCTCTCCGATCGAGGCGCATGTCTCGCAGCGGCCGTCCTCTATTAAGCGCGGCGCGTAGCGCTGCTCACAGAGTTCGCAGGTCTCGGCGTGCTTCTCACAGATAGGTTGCTGGCTGATTGGGGCTGTGATAGTGTGTTTGTCACAGAGTTGCTCGTCGCCGACAATGCACCTGTTGAGGTGCTCTGGGCACCGCTTTGCAGGCGGCTCCTCCGGTTTGCTAGCGCAGTGTGCACAGTAATCCAGGTGGCGCTCGCAGAACAGCTCGCCGTCTTCTGCACAGGGGACTGCGTGGTCGCTACACCGGGGTTCGCCACATGCAGCACAGGTGATCTGGTCGCCTTCACAGACTGGTTCGCCGCAGGCTGTACACGCCTCGGTATGGCTGGCAGCGAACGGCTGGTCGCAATCAGTACAGTGAACGGCGTCTGCTTCACAGATGAGGTCATCGCAGCCGGCGCAATCAAGGAGATGGTCAGCACAGAAGGCTTCCCCGCAGTCGTAGCACTGAGCGATATGGTCGGGGCAATAACCAGAGGCGTTACAGACGGTGCATTTCGTGATGTCATCCGGACAGGTGACGGAACCGCAGTCGCCACATTGGCTTGCATGTGATGGGCAGACCGCGTTGCCACAGGTGTCACAAGTCAGGGCGTCTGTATCACAGTACGGTTGTTCGCAGTGTGCGCATTCAACGATATCGTCAACACAGAACGTTTCCCCACAGTGTGTACAGTCGCGGGCGTGGTCGGGGCAGACCGTTGTGTCGCAGGCGGTACAGTCGTTCCGGTGGGTCGAGCATATTGGGTCGTCGCAGTGATCGCAGGCGTCGAGATGGATTGGACAGTAGTCGTCCCCGCAGTGCAGGCACTCGGTTGCATGCGTGATGCAGCGAGTGTCTCCGCATTCGGCACAGGTTGTTGAGTGTGACGAGCAGTGTTGCTCTCCGCATTCGCTGCACGTAGTACTGTGGTCGTCACACGTCCAGTTGTGGCACTCTGCGCAGTTCGTGAGATCGTCGTAGCAGAACTGCTCACCGCAGTCTACACACGTGGTGGTGTGGTTGGTGCAGAATTGGTCGCCGCAGTCTGCGCAAGTCTCGACGTGAGCTGGACAGACGATGTCGCCGCAGTCGGTACATTCGGTGGCGTGATCTGAGCCGATTGTGTCATTACAGATGTCGCAGACAACCGTGTGGTCCGTACAGTGACACCCGTCGCAGTGCGCGCATTCGGCGGCGTGGTCAGTACAGACGGTGTCGCGACACGTCTCACAGGTTTTCGTATGGGTATCGCAGACAGGATTCTCGCCGATCGCACAGAGAGAAGTGTGGTCGGCGCAAGCGTCGCTGCCGCACACATGGCACGATTGGACGTTGTCGGACGTGTGATAGCCATCACAGTGCGAGCAGTAGCTGGCGTGGTCCGGACAAAGATCACCCCCGATATTGATTGCTGGGACGCGGTCGGTGGTGCAAAACCCGCCGTCACAAACCGCACACTGTCCTAAGTGGTCATCACAGGTAGGTCCAGCACAGGCGTCGCAGTCACTTACGTGGTCAGGGCAGTGGAGGGCACTGTCGTCGGTGCAGGCGGTGAGATGATCGTCACAGTGGAATCGATCACAGGTTTCACACTGACCACCACAGAGCGAGCACACCGGCTCGTCGTCGGTCGAGCATTGTTTTCGGTGGGCTGCACAGACGCTGCGGCCACAGGTGCTGCATGATGTATGACAGTCAGGACATTCCACAGTACCACAGTACTCGCAGGCGGGAAACGCGTCAGCGGTCTCTCCACAAACGAGCACACCACAGCCATCACATTCCTTTCGACACTCTTGGCAGATTACATGCCCGTCGTCACAGACAACCGGTGAGCCTGCGTCTTCGAAAGATCGCCCGCAGTCCGAACAGGTGAACGAGCCGAAAGTATTGTTCGCTGGCGTATATTCAATAGTAGTTTCGCCAATACGGTCTCCATCTCGGACTTTGACCGACAGCTCGCCGACATCGTAGGTAATAATCGTCGTGCCGACAGCAACAACATCGATATCGACGGCGTGTCGCGCTTGCGTTTTCGAGATCTGCTCTTGTTCTTCTGTGCGGAGTGTCTCTTTCCGCTCGGCAACCGTAGGTTTGAGGTCCTCAAGCTCTCGTTCGGCGTCGCGTTTGTTCGAGAGATACTCCTTGCGGGTCTTTTCGTATTGAGCGCTGCGGGCTTTCCGCTTCCACTTCCGGATTTTCTGACGTTGTGCCTCAAGTTCCGCGTCAAGCTCTTGGCGTCGTTGCTCATAGAGTTCCTGAATTTCTGCTTCGCGCTCGCTAGCTGCCGTGCTGGCTTCCGTTCCGAGTTCCTCAGTGTCCGGCTGGATCCGCTCTTTTAGCGCCTCAACCGCCTTGTTGTAGAGCTGTTCGGCTCGATCCACCGAGAGATCAACCGGGTCGTGTTGCTCTGAGTCAGCGTCTGTAGCGAGTGTGTCGAAGTGCGCGACGAATCGGTCAGTGAGATCTGGAAGTCGTACTCCGCTGTCGATATCGAATGTGATGGTCTCAAATCGTTCCCGATGGTAAGATTGAACGCAATCCATCTGGACGTGGTAGTGGAACGCGGCTGCGTTCTCTCTCTCGCCGGCGTTGAAACCGTCAGTAGTGATTTCGGTGTCAAGTCTGTCGAATACCGGTGGGGTGTGCATCTGGAGGTTCGAAGGCCCGAGATGTACGTATCCGACATGGTCACCGTCCCGGGCTGTTTCTAGGAGAGAGTTAAAGAATGTCGTGCCGGGTCGAACGACGATATCGCCGGCTCCGGGATCCATGTCCTCGGTGTCGAAAACGAGAGTTGTCTTCGGTTGCGTTGTCGATGGGGTCTTGTCTTCGATACCGGCCGCGATCGCGTCCAGGGTGTCGTTGCCCGTCTCTCCGGATTGGTTGGTGCTGTTACTCGTAGAGACAGTGGAGAGGCTGGGCGGGAGCGTTGCTTCCCAGCGGTCTGACGTGGATCGGTCCACAGAGCCACCGTTGGATTCGATGACTGCTTCGGTGAGTCGTTTGATGCTCACGCGATTCAGGACACTCGTGTCGATTGAGTTCACGAGTCGTCACCGAACTCGAAGCTATCGAAGACGCCCTTGTTGAATTCGCTCATTTTCTCGGCGGCTTCCTTGTTCTCTTCGAGGT
Coding sequences within:
- a CDS encoding restriction endonuclease, encoding MAYLNAHDFARILGATLSRYEGSFQTPEAVDDADVDLFWNRQHTTVAIKTAPTDSGTTRGSDIVHTVAEGNTTPATGRGASSTVIVSNSSFTDDAHEVAETKEITLIEQPTLDQWFTDVQLSHDVLGTIVEQHDLTQEEYDDILNDLPPLPSTLQEIDPLDRQPPTIEPAVSTRNREFTHETSAEPTGSNTSQNNQSSESDSTTEDSTESALDTAPEEHGEHGVLYADPDEDGDVDAFDRFAANLTEDSE